The following are from one region of the Streptococcus sp. 1643 genome:
- a CDS encoding purine-nucleoside phosphorylase, producing MTFLDKINETAAFLKDKGILAPEFGLILGSGLGELAEEIENPVVVDYADIPNWGRSTVVGHAGKLVYGELAGRKVLALQGRFHFYEGNPLEVVTFPVRVMKVLGCEGVIVTNAAGGIGFGPGTLMAISDHINMTGQNPLMGENLDDFGPRFPDMSKAYTPEYRATAHEVAKKLGIKLDEGVYIGVTGPTYETPAEIRAYKTLGADAVGMSTVPEVIVAAHSGLKVLGISCITNHAAGFQEELNHEEVVEVTERVKGDFKGLLKAILAEL from the coding sequence ATGACATTTTTAGATAAAATCAATGAAACAGCTGCCTTCCTGAAAGACAAGGGAATCCTAGCGCCTGAGTTCGGTCTAATCCTTGGATCAGGACTTGGAGAATTGGCAGAAGAAATCGAAAATCCAGTTGTAGTAGACTATGCAGACATTCCAAACTGGGGCCGCTCTACAGTAGTTGGGCACGCTGGTAAATTGGTATATGGTGAACTTGCAGGGCGCAAGGTCTTGGCTCTTCAAGGACGCTTCCATTTCTACGAAGGCAATCCTCTTGAAGTCGTGACTTTCCCAGTACGTGTAATGAAAGTACTCGGATGTGAAGGTGTCATTGTAACCAATGCAGCTGGAGGTATTGGATTTGGTCCTGGTACCTTGATGGCTATCTCAGACCATATCAATATGACGGGGCAAAACCCATTGATGGGTGAAAACTTGGATGATTTTGGTCCACGTTTCCCAGATATGTCTAAAGCCTACACACCAGAATACCGTGCTACTGCTCATGAAGTGGCTAAAAAACTCGGTATCAAGCTTGATGAAGGTGTATATATCGGTGTAACCGGTCCGACTTATGAAACACCTGCAGAGATTCGTGCCTATAAGACATTGGGAGCAGATGCAGTTGGTATGTCCACTGTTCCTGAAGTGATTGTGGCAGCCCACTCAGGCTTGAAAGTTCTCGGTATTTCATGTATTACTAACCATGCTGCAGGATTCCAAGAAGAACTCAACCACGAGGAAGTTGTAGAAGTGACTGAACGTGTCAAAGGTGATTTCAAAGGCTTGCTTAAAGCGATTCTTGCTGAATTGTAA
- the deoD gene encoding purine-nucleoside phosphorylase, whose product MSIHIAAQQGEIADKILLPGDPLRAKFIAENFLEDAVCFNEVRNMFGYTGTYKGHRVSVMGTGMGMPSISIYARELIVDYGVKKLIRVGTAGSLNKDVHVRELVLAQAAATNSNIIRNDWPQYDFPQIASFDLLDKAYHIAKDLGMTTHVGNVLSSDVFYSNYFEKNIELGKWGVKAVEMEAAALYYLAAQHHVDALAIMTISDSLVNPDEDTTAEERQNTFTDMMKVGLETLIAE is encoded by the coding sequence ATGTCTATCCATATTGCTGCTCAGCAAGGTGAAATTGCTGATAAAATTCTTCTTCCTGGGGATCCTCTTCGTGCGAAATTTATTGCGGAAAACTTCCTTGAAGATGCTGTTTGTTTTAACGAAGTGCGTAACATGTTTGGCTACACTGGTACTTACAAGGGCCACCGTGTATCTGTCATGGGAACTGGGATGGGGATGCCATCCATTTCGATTTACGCGCGTGAGTTGATTGTGGACTACGGTGTAAAGAAATTGATCCGTGTGGGAACTGCGGGTTCGTTAAACAAGGATGTTCATGTCCGTGAATTGGTTTTGGCGCAAGCAGCTGCAACCAATTCAAACATCATCCGTAACGACTGGCCACAGTATGATTTTCCACAAATTGCAAGTTTTGACTTGCTAGACAAGGCCTACCATATCGCCAAAGATCTTGGTATGACCACCCACGTTGGGAACGTCTTGTCATCAGATGTCTTTTACTCAAACTACTTTGAAAAGAACATCGAACTTGGTAAATGGGGAGTTAAGGCTGTGGAAATGGAAGCAGCAGCTCTTTACTATCTTGCTGCCCAACACCACGTTGATGCACTTGCTATCATGACCATTTCTGATAGCTTGGTCAATCCAGATGAAGACACTACGGCAGAAGAACGCCAAAATACCTTCACTGATATGATGAAGGTTGGTTTGGAAACCTTGATTGCAGAGTAA
- the pavA gene encoding Rqc2 family fibronectin-binding protein PavA: MSFDGFFLHHMVEELRSELVNGRIQKINQPFEQELILQIRSNRQSHRLLLSAHPVFGRIQLTQTTFENPAQPSTFIMVLRKYLQGALIESIEQVENDRIVEITVSNKNEIGDHIQATLIIEIMGKHSNILLVDKSSHKILEVIKHVGFSQNSYRTLLPGSTYIAPPSTESLNPFTAKDEKLFEILQTQELTAKNLQSLFQGLGRDTANELERLLVRDKLSTFRNFFSQKTKPCLTETSFSPVPFANRVGEPFASLSDLLDTYYKDKAERDRVKQQASELIRRVENELQKNRHKLKKQEKELLATDNAEEFRQKGELLTTFLHQVPNDQDQVTLDNYYTNQPITIALDKALTPSQNAQRYFKRYQKLKEAVKYLTELIEETKATILYLESVETVLNQAGLEEIAEIREELIQTGFIRRRQREKIQKRKKPEQYLASDGKTIIYVGRNNLQNEELTFKMARKEELWFHAKDIPGSHVVISGNLDPSDEVKTDAAELAAYFSKGRLSNLVQVDMIEVKKLNKPTGGKPGFVTYTGQKTLRVTPDPEKIASMKKS; this comes from the coding sequence ATGTCATTTGACGGATTTTTTTTACACCACATGGTTGAGGAATTGCGAAGCGAGTTAGTCAATGGTCGCATCCAGAAAATCAATCAACCTTTTGAACAAGAGTTGATCTTGCAAATCCGCAGCAATCGCCAAAGCCATCGCCTGCTCCTTTCTGCCCATCCTGTTTTTGGACGCATCCAGCTGACCCAAACGACTTTTGAAAATCCAGCCCAACCTTCTACTTTTATCATGGTTTTGAGAAAGTATTTGCAGGGTGCCCTGATTGAGTCGATTGAGCAAGTCGAAAACGACCGTATCGTGGAAATTACCGTTTCCAATAAAAACGAGATTGGGGACCATATCCAGGCTACCTTGATTATCGAGATTATGGGCAAACACAGCAATATTCTACTAGTCGATAAAAGCAGCCATAAAATCCTCGAAGTTATCAAACACGTCGGCTTTTCACAAAATAGCTACCGCACCTTACTTCCAGGATCGACCTATATCGCTCCGCCAAGCACCGAATCTCTCAATCCTTTTACTGCCAAAGATGAAAAACTCTTTGAAATCTTGCAAACCCAAGAACTAACAGCCAAAAATCTTCAAAGTCTCTTTCAAGGTCTAGGACGAGATACGGCAAACGAATTGGAAAGACTCTTGGTTCGTGATAAACTTTCTACCTTCCGTAACTTTTTCAGTCAAAAAACCAAGCCATGCTTAACAGAGACTTCCTTCAGTCCAGTTCCTTTTGCGAATCGTGTAGGAGAGCCTTTTGCCAGCCTTTCTGACTTGCTGGACACCTACTATAAGGACAAGGCTGAACGCGACCGTGTCAAACAGCAAGCCAGCGAACTGATTCGACGTGTTGAAAATGAACTTCAGAAAAATCGACATAAGCTGAAAAAACAAGAAAAAGAATTACTGGCAACAGACAATGCTGAGGAATTTCGCCAAAAAGGGGAATTGTTGACAACCTTCCTCCACCAAGTGCCTAATGACCAAGATCAGGTTACCTTGGACAACTACTACACCAATCAACCTATCACCATTGCGCTTGATAAGGCCTTGACTCCCAGTCAGAATGCCCAACGCTATTTTAAGCGTTACCAGAAACTCAAAGAAGCAGTCAAATACCTGACTGAACTGATCGAAGAAACCAAGGCTACCATTCTTTATCTAGAAAGTGTCGAGACTGTTCTCAATCAAGCTGGGCTGGAGGAAATCGCTGAAATCCGTGAAGAATTGATCCAAACTGGCTTTATTAGAAGACGCCAACGCGAGAAAATTCAGAAACGCAAAAAACCAGAACAGTATCTGGCGAGCGATGGCAAGACCATCATCTATGTCGGACGAAACAACCTGCAAAATGAGGAATTGACCTTTAAAATGGCCCGCAAGGAGGAACTTTGGTTCCATGCCAAGGACATTCCTGGAAGTCATGTCGTCATCTCAGGAAATCTTGACCCATCTGATGAAGTTAAAACAGATGCGGCCGAACTAGCCGCCTACTTCTCCAAAGGGCGCTTGTCAAATCTCGTGCAAGTGGATATGATTGAAGTGAAAAAGCTCAACAAACCAACTGGTGGCAAACCCGGTTTTGTAACCTACACAGGACAAAAGACCCTCCGCGTTACACCAGACCCAGAAAAAATCGCATCTATGAAAAAATCCTGA
- the ybeY gene encoding rRNA maturation RNase YbeY produces the protein MYIEMVDETGQVSQEILQQTQEILEFAAQKIGKEDKEMAVTFVTNERSHELNLEYRDTDRPTDVISLEYKPELDISFDEEDLLENPELAEMMSEFDAYIGELFISIDKAHEQAEEYGHSFEREMGFLAVHGFLHINGYDHYTPEEEAEMFGLQEEILTAYGLTRQ, from the coding sequence ATGTATATTGAAATGGTAGATGAAACTGGTCAAGTTTCACAAGAAATCTTGCAACAAACCCAAGAAATTTTGGAATTTGCAGCCCAAAAAATAGGAAAAGAAGACAAGGAGATGGCAGTCACTTTTGTGACCAATGAGCGTAGCCACGAACTCAACCTCGAGTACCGTGATACGGATCGTCCGACAGATGTCATTAGCCTTGAGTATAAACCAGAGTTGGACATCTCCTTTGACGAAGAGGATTTGCTTGAAAATCCTGAATTAGCAGAAATGATGTCCGAGTTTGATGCCTACATTGGGGAACTGTTCATCTCTATCGATAAAGCTCATGAGCAGGCTGAGGAATACGGTCACAGCTTTGAGCGTGAGATGGGCTTCTTGGCAGTACACGGCTTTTTACATATCAACGGTTACGATCACTACACTCCGGAAGAAGAAGCGGAGATGTTCGGTTTACAAGAAGAAATTTTGACAGCCTATGGACTCACAAGACAATAA
- a CDS encoding diacylglycerol kinase family protein produces MDSQDNKRKWKNRDLVSSLEFALTGILTAFKEERNMRKHAVTALVVILAGFVFQVSRIEWLFLLLSIFLVVAFEIINSAIENVVDLASHYHFSMLAKNAKDMAAGAVLVVSLFAALTGALIFLPRIWDLIF; encoded by the coding sequence ATGGACTCACAAGACAATAAACGAAAATGGAAAAATCGTGACCTGGTATCTAGTTTAGAATTTGCTCTTACAGGAATTCTGACTGCTTTCAAGGAAGAACGCAATATGCGAAAGCATGCAGTGACGGCTCTCGTGGTCATCCTTGCAGGGTTTGTTTTTCAGGTGTCACGAATCGAATGGCTCTTTCTCCTATTGAGCATTTTCTTGGTAGTAGCCTTTGAAATTATCAACTCTGCTATTGAAAATGTGGTGGATTTGGCCAGTCACTATCACTTTTCCATGCTGGCTAAAAATGCCAAGGATATGGCGGCTGGCGCGGTATTAGTGGTCTCTCTTTTCGCAGCCTTAACAGGTGCATTGATTTTTCTCCCACGAATCTGGGACTTAATATTTTAA
- the era gene encoding GTPase Era — protein MTFKSGFVAILGRPNVGKSTFLNHVMGQKIAIMSDKAQTTRNIIMGIYTTDKEQIVFIDTPGIHKPKTALGDFMVESAYSTLREVDTVLFMVPADEPRGKGDDMIIERLKAAKVPVILVVNKIDKVHPDQLLAQIDDFRNQMDFKEIVPISALQGNNVSRLIDILSENLEEGFQYFPADQITDHPERFLVSEMIREKVLHLTREEIPHSVAVVVDSMKRDEETDKVHIRATIMVERDSQKGIIIGKGGAMLKKIGTMARRDIELMLGDKVFLETWVKVKKNWRDKKLDLADFGYNEKEY, from the coding sequence ATGACTTTTAAATCAGGCTTTGTAGCCATTTTAGGACGTCCCAATGTTGGGAAGTCAACTTTTTTAAATCACGTTATGGGGCAAAAGATTGCCATTATGAGTGACAAGGCGCAAACAACGCGTAATATAATCATGGGGATTTACACCACGGATAAGGAGCAAATCGTATTTATCGATACACCGGGGATTCACAAGCCAAAAACAGCTCTTGGAGATTTTATGGTGGAATCTGCCTACAGTACTCTGCGTGAAGTGGATACTGTTCTCTTCATGGTGCCAGCTGATGAGCCACGTGGTAAGGGAGACGATATGATTATCGAGCGTCTGAAAGCTGCCAAGGTTCCTGTGATTCTGGTGGTGAATAAGATTGATAAGGTTCATCCAGACCAACTTCTGGCTCAAATTGATGACTTCCGTAACCAGATGGACTTTAAGGAAATTGTTCCTATCTCAGCCCTTCAGGGAAATAACGTTTCTCGACTAATCGATATTTTGAGTGAAAATCTAGAGGAAGGTTTCCAGTATTTCCCAGCTGATCAAATCACAGATCATCCTGAGCGTTTCTTGGTTTCAGAAATGATTCGTGAGAAGGTTCTTCATTTAACGCGCGAAGAGATTCCTCACTCAGTTGCAGTGGTGGTCGACTCTATGAAGCGTGATGAAGAGACAGACAAGGTCCATATCCGAGCAACCATCATGGTCGAGCGTGATAGCCAAAAGGGCATCATCATCGGAAAAGGTGGCGCCATGCTTAAGAAAATTGGGACCATGGCCCGTCGTGATATCGAACTCATGCTAGGGGACAAGGTTTTCCTAGAAACTTGGGTCAAGGTCAAGAAAAACTGGCGTGATAAAAAGCTAGATTTGGCAGACTTTGGCTATAATGAAAAAGAATACTAA
- the mutM gene encoding DNA-formamidopyrimidine glycosylase, with the protein MPELPEVETVRRGLEKLILGKKISNIEITYPKMIKTDLDEFRKEVPDQVIESIGRRGKYLLFYLTDKVLISHLRMEGKYFYYPDQVSERKHAHILIRFEDSGTLVYEDVRKFGTMELLAPDLLDAYFISKKLGPEPREQDFDLQVFQAALSKSKKPIKSHLLDQTLVAGLGNIYVDEVLWRAQVHPARPSQTLTAEEATAIHDQTIAVLGQAVEKGGSTIRTYTNAFGEDGTMQDFHQVYDKTGQACSRCGTVIEKFQLGGRGTHFCPQCQRRD; encoded by the coding sequence ATGCCTGAATTACCAGAGGTTGAAACGGTTCGTCGTGGCTTAGAAAAATTGATCTTGGGAAAGAAGATTTCTAATATAGAGATTACTTATCCTAAGATGATCAAGACGGATTTGGACGAGTTTCGAAAGGAAGTGCCTGATCAAGTAATTGAGTCAATAGGACGCCGTGGAAAATATCTGCTTTTTTACCTAACAGACAAGGTCTTGATTTCCCATCTGCGGATGGAGGGCAAGTATTTCTACTATCCGGATCAGGTTTCTGAACGCAAGCATGCCCATATTTTGATTCGGTTTGAAGATAGTGGCACTCTTGTTTATGAGGATGTGCGCAAGTTTGGTACTATGGAATTGCTGGCACCCGACCTTTTGGATGCCTACTTTATTTCTAAGAAACTAGGCCCTGAGCCAAGAGAGCAGGACTTTGATTTGCAGGTCTTTCAAGCTGCTCTATCCAAGTCTAAAAAGCCTATCAAATCCCATCTCCTAGATCAGACCTTGGTAGCTGGTCTTGGCAATATCTATGTGGATGAGGTTCTCTGGCGAGCTCAGGTTCATCCAGCAAGACCTTCCCAGACTTTGACAGCAGAAGAAGCGACAGCCATTCATGACCAGACCATTGCTGTTTTGGGGCAGGCAGTTGAAAAGGGCGGCTCCACCATTCGGACCTATACCAATGCCTTTGGGGAAGACGGAACCATGCAGGACTTCCATCAGGTCTATGATAAGACTGGACAAGCATGTTCCCGCTGTGGGACAGTGATTGAGAAATTCCAGCTCGGTGGACGGGGAACTCATTTTTGTCCTCAGTGTCAAAGGAGGGACTGA
- the coaE gene encoding dephospho-CoA kinase (Dephospho-CoA kinase (CoaE) performs the final step in coenzyme A biosynthesis.), which translates to MGKIIGITGGIASGKSTVTNFLREKGFQVVDADAVVHQLQKPGGRLYLLLVHHFGQEIILENGELNRPLLASLIFSNPEEREWSKQTQGEIIREELAALRDQLTQTEAIFFMDIPLLFEQDYSAWFDETWLVYVNRDVQVERFMKRDHLSKEVAESRLAAQWPLEKKKDFASHVLDNNGSRDQLVAQVVKLLEGGDSCARD; encoded by the coding sequence ATGGGAAAAATCATCGGAATCACAGGAGGAATTGCTTCTGGTAAGTCAACTGTGACAAATTTCCTAAGAGAGAAAGGCTTTCAAGTGGTGGATGCTGACGCAGTCGTTCACCAACTACAAAAACCTGGTGGTCGTCTTTATCTACTCTTAGTTCACCACTTTGGGCAGGAAATTATCCTCGAAAATGGAGAACTCAATCGCCCTCTCCTAGCTAGTCTCATCTTTTCAAACCCTGAAGAACGAGAATGGTCTAAGCAAACCCAAGGGGAAATTATTCGTGAGGAATTGGCTGCATTGCGAGACCAGTTGACTCAGACAGAAGCGATTTTTTTCATGGATATTCCCCTGCTTTTTGAACAGGACTACAGTGCTTGGTTTGATGAAACATGGCTGGTCTATGTGAATCGTGATGTTCAGGTGGAACGTTTCATGAAACGGGATCATCTTTCTAAGGAAGTAGCAGAGTCCCGTTTGGCCGCCCAATGGCCCTTAGAGAAAAAGAAAGATTTTGCCAGTCATGTTCTAGACAACAATGGCAGTCGTGATCAGCTTGTGGCTCAAGTAGTGAAGTTACTTGAAGGAGGCGATAGCTGTGCAAGAGATTAG